Proteins from one Desulfovermiculus halophilus DSM 18834 genomic window:
- a CDS encoding ferritin-like domain-containing protein: MDLQTALQTAMKGEIEGRELYTAAAEKTADSKAKQVFQMLADEEQKHYDALVRMAEDLARAKELTMPQFEAPARFEDAESPIFTREFKEKVSDFDMSALSIGVKLELESEKFYREMADQAQEEGIKELFLKLADWEHGHYEYLQSQIGFLESYYTKKYSMFRF; encoded by the coding sequence ATGGATCTTCAAACAGCGTTGCAAACCGCAATGAAGGGTGAGATAGAGGGTCGGGAACTGTATACCGCTGCTGCGGAAAAGACGGCGGACAGCAAGGCCAAACAGGTGTTTCAAATGCTGGCAGATGAGGAACAAAAGCATTACGACGCCTTGGTCCGAATGGCTGAAGACTTGGCCCGGGCCAAAGAGCTGACCATGCCCCAGTTTGAGGCCCCGGCTCGATTTGAAGATGCAGAAAGTCCGATCTTTACCCGGGAATTCAAGGAGAAAGTCAGCGACTTTGATATGTCCGCCTTGTCCATCGGGGTCAAGCTGGAGCTGGAGTCGGAGAAGTTCTATAGAGAGATGGCTGACCAGGCACAAGAAGAGGGAATCAAAGAGTTGTTTCTCAAGCTGGCTGATTGGGAACACGGGCACTATGAGTATCTACAGAGTCAGATCGGCTTTTTGGAAAGCTATTATACCAAAAAGTACAGCATGTTCCGTTTTTAA
- a CDS encoding ArsA family ATPase codes for MKIFFFAGKGGVGKSTTAAAAARQLAQKARVLIVSLDPAHNLGDIFGVQATGGKDRLTDSLFLQEVDLHKLSREYLRKEITTLTSTYSYLKTLNLDSYFSTLKYSPGIEEYALLSSIAGTINNETSFDYIIFDTPPTGLTLRFLALPRISMTWIDRLIDIRRRILEKRYTIHRIKGPISSEETVLAYEEKDDDILRRLWTLKETYQDLDTRLRGNDCHVVVVFNPDMLSCRESERLIDGLEELGLPLRLLIDNKVRTEHIDQAQTVEAKMQARAPGVELRRIGLNPNLEDMGNKAGMDDLGERILPEDW; via the coding sequence ATGAAGATCTTCTTTTTTGCCGGCAAGGGAGGGGTGGGCAAGTCGACCACGGCTGCCGCTGCTGCCCGGCAGCTGGCTCAGAAGGCTCGGGTCCTGATCGTTTCCCTGGATCCGGCCCACAACCTGGGGGATATCTTCGGGGTCCAGGCGACTGGAGGGAAGGACAGGCTGACGGATTCCCTGTTTCTGCAGGAAGTTGACCTGCACAAGCTGTCCCGGGAATACCTGCGCAAAGAGATCACGACCCTGACCTCCACCTACAGTTATCTCAAGACCTTGAACCTGGACAGCTATTTCTCCACCCTGAAGTACTCTCCGGGAATCGAGGAATATGCCCTGCTGTCCAGCATCGCGGGAACCATCAACAATGAGACATCCTTTGACTACATCATTTTCGATACCCCTCCCACCGGCCTGACCCTGAGGTTCTTGGCCCTGCCCCGGATAAGCATGACCTGGATTGATCGGCTGATCGACATCAGGCGGCGGATTTTGGAAAAGCGATACACTATCCACAGGATCAAAGGGCCCATCAGCTCAGAAGAGACCGTTTTGGCCTATGAAGAAAAGGATGATGATATTTTGCGCAGATTGTGGACCCTGAAGGAGACCTATCAGGATCTAGACACCAGATTGCGGGGCAATGACTGTCATGTAGTAGTGGTCTTTAATCCGGATATGCTCTCCTGCAGAGAGTCGGAACGATTGATAGACGGGTTAGAGGAATTGGGGCTGCCCCTGAGGCTGCTTATCGACAACAAGGTACGAACTGAGCATATTGATCAGGCCCAAACAGTTGAAGCCAAGATGCAGGCTCGTGCGCCAGGGGTCGAACTGCGGCGGATTGGATTGAACCCGAATCTGGAGGATATGGGAAACAAGGCTGGGATGGACGATCTTGGGGAACGAATCCTGCCGGAAGACTGGTAA
- a CDS encoding ABC transporter substrate-binding protein, protein MMRKWTGVFMLAVAVLAFVGLPSQAKAEQKSFKMATHAAYKPWEFMNEDGQFVGVEIDMLKAIEASEDVRIEVQNMPWDACIASTAQGRVDGMFGGMSITEERKKVMDFTRPIYRVDFAIVVHQESDLNPVTALTHGAVTSANSGTTGADWVQENLVDQGFDTKLKIYDSYVAALQAVIQGKIDSVFVDAPTAESYVQDMPLKIVGTVASNEYYAFAVPEGDPKGLLPILNSGLNKMIESGKLSEIYSKWGVPPTIPQAGAEEE, encoded by the coding sequence ATGATGAGAAAATGGACCGGAGTTTTCATGCTGGCAGTCGCGGTATTGGCCTTTGTCGGGCTGCCTTCGCAGGCCAAGGCGGAACAAAAGAGCTTTAAAATGGCCACCCATGCGGCGTATAAGCCCTGGGAGTTCATGAATGAGGACGGTCAGTTCGTGGGCGTTGAGATCGATATGCTCAAGGCCATCGAAGCCTCGGAGGATGTACGCATAGAGGTTCAGAACATGCCCTGGGATGCCTGCATAGCCAGCACGGCCCAAGGCAGAGTGGACGGCATGTTCGGCGGGATGTCCATAACTGAGGAACGCAAAAAGGTCATGGACTTCACTCGTCCTATCTATCGCGTCGATTTCGCCATTGTTGTCCACCAAGAGTCTGATCTCAACCCGGTCACGGCCCTGACCCATGGTGCGGTGACCTCGGCCAACAGCGGAACCACTGGTGCGGACTGGGTCCAAGAGAATCTTGTGGACCAAGGCTTTGACACCAAACTCAAGATCTACGACAGCTATGTGGCTGCCCTACAGGCAGTGATTCAGGGCAAGATCGATTCCGTGTTCGTGGATGCGCCCACCGCAGAGAGCTATGTGCAGGATATGCCCTTAAAGATTGTGGGCACAGTGGCCAGCAATGAATACTATGCCTTTGCCGTTCCGGAAGGCGATCCAAAAGGTCTGCTGCCCATCCTGAATTCCGGGCTGAACAAAATGATAGAGTCCGGCAAGCTCTCCGAGATCTACTCCAAGTGGGGGGTCCCGCCGACCATTCCCCAGGCCGGAGCGGAAGAGGAATAG
- a CDS encoding amino acid ABC transporter permease — translation MTIQEFLTTATVTWESIPTILSGLTLTLEIIFITLSAGFVMSIPIASIQVYSWRPLAVLMFVYERIIRGIPVMFSIFLIYFGAPYIGIELNAFISGVLALSIRSSAYQSQIFRGSIQSVGKDQIDAAESLGMGKLKVIRKVVLPQALRRAIPAWSNEWSTMVKDSSLVYVLGVVEMMTRAKMIVDRTGVAIPIFLTVALFYLIITASGNKFLRYLEFKLAIPGVTTKGFS, via the coding sequence ATGACCATTCAGGAATTCTTGACCACAGCCACTGTGACCTGGGAGAGCATACCGACCATACTGAGCGGGCTCACCCTCACCCTGGAGATCATCTTCATTACCTTAAGCGCCGGCTTTGTGATGAGTATTCCGATTGCCTCCATTCAGGTCTACAGCTGGCGTCCCCTGGCCGTGCTCATGTTCGTGTACGAGCGGATCATCCGCGGGATTCCGGTCATGTTCTCCATCTTCCTGATCTACTTTGGCGCTCCGTATATCGGGATTGAGCTCAATGCCTTCATCTCCGGGGTGCTGGCCCTGAGTATCCGCAGTTCAGCCTACCAATCACAGATCTTTCGCGGTTCTATACAGTCGGTGGGCAAAGATCAGATCGATGCTGCGGAATCCCTGGGCATGGGCAAGCTAAAGGTCATCCGCAAAGTGGTCCTGCCCCAGGCCCTGCGACGGGCAATCCCTGCCTGGTCCAATGAATGGTCGACCATGGTCAAGGATTCTTCCCTGGTCTATGTCCTGGGCGTGGTGGAAATGATGACCAGGGCCAAGATGATTGTGGACCGAACCGGGGTCGCCATCCCCATATTTTTGACTGTTGCTTTGTTTTACCTGATCATCACTGCCAGTGGAAACAAGTTTTTGCGCTATCTGGAGTTCAAACTGGCCATACCCGGCGTGACGACAAAAGGTTTTTCATGA
- a CDS encoding amino acid ABC transporter ATP-binding protein, with protein sequence MNSGHPLLLVQDLEKSYKGQGKVLDGISFQLFANEVKVLIGSSGGGKSTLLQCINLLTPYEKGQIFLDGVLIKHANKNVCRQNIGFVFQHFNLFAHLSALDNVTLGPRTVKGVPRKQAREDAERLLAKVGLQDKMHTYPAELSGGQKQRLGIARALGMKPKLILFDEPTSALDPELIGEVLRIMKDLAQEGMTMLIVTHEMSFAQAVSNEIIFIEQGKIIEQGPPEQFSDPIHDRTRQFLHKIDEQ encoded by the coding sequence ATGAACAGCGGGCACCCCCTTTTGCTGGTCCAGGATCTAGAAAAGAGCTACAAGGGACAGGGCAAGGTTCTGGACGGAATCTCATTTCAGCTTTTTGCCAATGAAGTGAAGGTGCTGATAGGATCTTCAGGCGGTGGCAAGAGTACCCTCTTGCAGTGCATAAATCTCCTCACCCCCTACGAAAAGGGCCAGATCTTTCTGGATGGGGTGTTGATCAAACATGCAAACAAAAACGTCTGCCGCCAGAATATTGGGTTTGTGTTCCAGCATTTCAACCTGTTCGCTCATTTGAGCGCCCTGGACAATGTGACCCTGGGCCCGAGGACGGTAAAGGGCGTCCCGCGCAAACAGGCCAGGGAAGATGCCGAGCGCCTTCTGGCCAAGGTCGGTCTCCAGGACAAGATGCATACCTATCCGGCCGAGCTGTCTGGAGGACAAAAGCAGCGGCTGGGCATTGCCCGGGCCCTGGGGATGAAGCCCAAGCTGATCCTTTTTGATGAGCCGACATCGGCCCTGGATCCTGAACTGATCGGGGAGGTTCTGCGGATCATGAAGGATCTGGCCCAGGAAGGAATGACCATGCTTATCGTCACCCACGAGATGAGCTTTGCCCAAGCGGTGTCCAACGAGATTATCTTTATTGAACAGGGAAAGATTATCGAACAAGGACCGCCGGAGCAGTTTTCCGATCCAATCCATGACCGGACCAGGCAGTTTCTGCACAAGATAGATGAGCAGTAA
- a CDS encoding amino acid ABC transporter permease encodes MDYIISILPQLLQAFVVTLELWVIAVGLGIVFGLLLAFGQVYGTKPLSLACIAYSEFFRGTPLLVQLFLIYFGLPSIGIDLPSFPAAAVALTMNSSGYQAQYFRGAIETVRGEQILAAESLGMTRIQIVRLIVVPQAIRVVIAPWSNECIGILKFASLSFTIGVEELLGVSKMIGYKTFKIFPTFFAAAMIYLAAVTVISLLLDYAESRLSIPGLKKGQLE; translated from the coding sequence ATGGATTATATAATAAGCATTCTCCCCCAGCTGCTGCAGGCCTTTGTGGTCACCCTCGAGCTGTGGGTCATCGCCGTTGGATTGGGAATCGTATTCGGCCTGCTTTTGGCTTTCGGCCAGGTCTACGGGACCAAGCCGCTTTCCCTGGCCTGCATTGCATATTCGGAATTTTTTCGGGGTACCCCGCTGCTGGTCCAGCTCTTTTTGATCTATTTCGGGCTTCCGAGCATCGGTATTGATCTGCCCTCGTTTCCGGCGGCTGCCGTGGCCTTGACCATGAACTCCTCCGGATATCAGGCCCAGTACTTCCGCGGAGCCATTGAAACCGTGCGGGGGGAGCAGATCCTGGCCGCCGAGTCCCTGGGCATGACCCGGATACAGATTGTGCGTTTGATTGTGGTTCCTCAGGCGATACGGGTTGTTATCGCTCCCTGGTCCAATGAGTGCATCGGCATACTGAAGTTCGCCAGCCTCTCCTTTACCATTGGTGTAGAAGAGCTGCTCGGGGTCTCCAAAATGATCGGGTACAAGACCTTTAAGATCTTCCCCACCTTTTTTGCCGCAGCCATGATCTATCTGGCTGCGGTCACTGTTATTTCCCTTCTCTTGGACTATGCCGAGTCCAGACTGTCCATTCCGGGACTGAAAAAAGGACAGCTGGAGTAG
- a CDS encoding DUF6125 family protein produces the protein MSDRISAKPLDELSQNELVQWVMEGFRRTLVHYGLWLSQVDYQLGTKNMVDVEDEAGERSISIMLKRLSKVLGFEMEDGVPTALKNKSRDELLSILDSVSVNWLANDGVWFQAVENTFGMNDAKRCNDTCWTRFSPFEAMRIKKLVDMPERPGLEGLKTALQLRMYSRVNVQSVEDVDDSTIIFRMNECRVQAARKRKGLPDYPCKSAGMVEYPYFATAIDDRIVTECIGCPPDDHPDEWWCAWKFTLRK, from the coding sequence ATGTCTGATCGAATCTCGGCCAAGCCATTGGATGAACTTTCCCAAAACGAACTGGTCCAGTGGGTCATGGAGGGCTTCCGCCGGACTCTTGTCCATTACGGATTATGGCTCAGCCAGGTGGACTACCAGCTGGGGACCAAGAACATGGTGGATGTTGAGGATGAGGCCGGAGAACGATCGATTTCCATAATGCTCAAGCGCCTGTCCAAGGTGCTGGGGTTTGAAATGGAGGACGGCGTGCCCACTGCCCTGAAAAACAAAAGCCGGGATGAGCTGCTGTCCATACTGGATTCCGTCTCCGTGAACTGGCTGGCCAACGACGGGGTCTGGTTCCAGGCCGTGGAGAACACTTTTGGGATGAACGATGCCAAACGATGCAACGACACCTGCTGGACACGATTTTCCCCCTTTGAGGCCATGCGGATCAAGAAGCTGGTCGACATGCCGGAACGGCCCGGTTTGGAAGGGTTGAAGACAGCCCTGCAGCTGCGCATGTACTCCCGGGTCAACGTCCAGTCCGTTGAAGATGTGGACGATTCGACCATAATCTTTCGGATGAACGAATGCCGGGTCCAGGCGGCCAGGAAACGGAAAGGCCTGCCCGACTACCCCTGCAAGTCGGCGGGAATGGTCGAGTATCCGTACTTTGCAACCGCCATAGACGACCGGATCGTTACCGAATGCATTGGCTGCCCCCCGGACGATCACCCGGATGAGTGGTGGTGCGCCTGGAAATTTACCCTGCGAAAGTAA
- a CDS encoding DMT family transporter, which yields MRQQAKATILALTTVLIWSTVASAFKLSLRLLTVQELLLYSSACSVVVLGLVIAAQGRLRQLAHISGRDVWLSAGLGFLNPFAYYCVLFQAYDLLPAQEAQPLNYTWAITLSLLSVPLLKQPLRLIDLCALAVSYSGVYVISTRGDLWSLEFSNPLGVGLALGSTIIWALYWILNTRDALDPACRLFLNFIFGTLFVGAALALTQGFSVPPLKGLLGALYVGALEMGITFVLWSMALKLSQSAAQVSIFIYLSPFLSLVFIHFLVGETILPSTFVGLILIVIGIGGQQAARLLRAG from the coding sequence ATGAGACAGCAAGCCAAAGCCACTATTCTCGCCCTGACCACAGTCCTGATCTGGTCCACCGTGGCCTCGGCGTTCAAGCTTTCCCTGCGTCTGCTGACGGTGCAGGAGCTCTTGCTGTACTCGTCAGCCTGCTCCGTGGTGGTCCTGGGGCTGGTCATTGCCGCTCAGGGACGGCTCAGGCAGCTGGCGCATATCTCCGGGCGCGATGTGTGGCTTTCCGCCGGCCTGGGGTTCTTAAACCCCTTTGCCTATTACTGTGTCCTTTTTCAGGCCTATGATCTATTGCCGGCCCAAGAAGCGCAGCCCTTGAACTACACCTGGGCCATCACATTGTCCCTTTTGTCTGTGCCCCTGCTCAAGCAGCCCCTGCGGCTGATAGATCTGTGTGCCCTGGCGGTCAGCTACAGCGGAGTCTACGTCATTTCCACCCGCGGGGACCTGTGGAGTCTGGAGTTTTCCAATCCGCTCGGGGTGGGGCTGGCCCTGGGCAGCACGATCATCTGGGCCCTGTACTGGATCTTGAACACCAGGGATGCATTGGACCCGGCCTGCCGGTTGTTTCTCAACTTCATTTTTGGAACACTGTTTGTGGGAGCGGCTCTGGCTCTGACCCAAGGCTTCTCAGTGCCCCCGCTCAAGGGGCTTCTGGGTGCCCTGTACGTCGGGGCGCTGGAGATGGGCATCACCTTCGTGCTGTGGAGTATGGCCTTAAAGCTGTCCCAGTCTGCGGCACAGGTGAGCATCTTTATTTACCTCTCCCCTTTCCTGTCCCTGGTTTTTATTCATTTTCTGGTCGGTGAGACAATACTGCCCAGCACATTTGTCGGCCTGATCCTGATTGTTATCGGCATCGGGGGCCAGCAGGCGGCCAGGCTTTTGCGGGCGGGGTGA
- a CDS encoding MurR/RpiR family transcriptional regulator, whose translation MEPILQLLNSYAVQMTRKEKRVAEFIRAHHNQAFMLKSKDLAARADVSEATISRFVRKLGFASFLEFRDELARQSMENYSTANRLLALANQLESGEHVLHRIAGQDMDNLQQLTSMVKTEDVDRAVDALCGAQKIYSLGLRSCLGLSFHFYFCIRFFFPNVFMLWPGCGDMPEKMLTAGKEDVVLAISFKRYTRGTVEMAQAIRPRVKTVIGISDSELSPIAQLSDISLVVPTNLPSFLESYTATLSLLNALIGGVALQKKDVALPALERLEEALAEFETYI comes from the coding sequence ATGGAACCAATACTTCAGCTGCTGAATTCCTATGCCGTCCAGATGACGAGAAAGGAAAAGAGAGTGGCAGAGTTCATTCGGGCTCATCACAATCAGGCCTTCATGCTCAAATCCAAGGACTTGGCGGCGCGGGCGGATGTTTCTGAGGCCACCATATCCAGGTTTGTGCGCAAGCTGGGGTTTGCCAGCTTTCTGGAGTTCCGGGACGAACTGGCCAGACAGTCCATGGAGAACTATTCAACAGCCAATCGGCTGCTGGCCTTAGCCAATCAGCTGGAATCCGGGGAGCATGTTCTGCACAGGATTGCCGGGCAGGACATGGACAACCTGCAGCAACTGACCTCCATGGTCAAAACAGAGGATGTGGATAGGGCGGTGGATGCCCTGTGCGGGGCGCAAAAGATCTACTCTTTGGGGCTGCGTTCCTGTTTGGGGCTTTCCTTCCATTTCTATTTCTGCATTCGCTTCTTTTTCCCCAATGTGTTTATGCTTTGGCCCGGCTGTGGCGATATGCCGGAGAAGATGCTCACCGCGGGAAAAGAGGACGTGGTCCTGGCCATCAGCTTCAAGCGCTACACCAGGGGGACAGTGGAGATGGCTCAGGCGATCAGGCCCAGGGTGAAGACAGTGATCGGGATATCGGACAGTGAACTTTCGCCTATTGCCCAGCTTTCGGATATTTCGCTGGTTGTACCTACCAACCTGCCGTCTTTTCTGGAGTCGTACACAGCCACCCTCAGTCTGCTCAATGCCCTGATCGGAGGGGTGGCCCTGCAGAAGAAGGATGTCGCTTTGCCAGCCCTGGAAAGGCTGGAAGAGGCCTTGGCCGAGTTTGAGACCTACATATAG
- the feoB gene encoding ferrous iron transport protein B: protein MPQPFTLALAGNPNSGKTTLFNTLTGSRQQVGNYPGITVEKREGVLKHGEHSLHIVDLPGTYSLTTYSQEELVARNFLVQDKPQAVVDVLDASNLERNLYLTVQFMELGIPVLVVLNMMDEVAKRGMTIDTRKLSELLGNPVVETIARSGQGKEHLLDEAVRLAGERRNQPWQPLSISYGPDLDPVLDKMAALIQDKGFLTGTYPARWVALKYLEEDEEIRRLGRLEDESVAAELDALFASVSSHCQKTLDTHPEALIADYRYGFITSLLKQGVVKRKDALNRISFSDKADRILTHKLLGPGIMLAVLYGMFQITFGLGEAPLGWVESFFGWLGTSVQSLLPPGLLQSLIVSGLIDGVGGVLSFVPLILIMFFVLSFLEDSGYMARMAYMLDRVMRIFGLHGCSVMPFIISGGIPGGCAVPGLMAARTLRSPKEKLATVLTAPFLSCGAKVPVFLLISGAFFPNQAAQVLFWTTLAGWAVALIVARILRSTIITGEPTPFVMELPPYRMPTLKGLFIHTWERGWQYIKKAGTVILAISILIWAAMTFPGLPAEKAEQYTSRIQALEQKIQEAAPSRQAELTKKLQAVRTQKNAEQLQATAAGRIGTWLEPVSSWAGFDWKTNIALVGGIAAKEVIVSSLGTAYSLGEQGAGAENISLSDRLTKDPGWNKIKGISLMVFVLLYAPCFVTLVTMARETSKKWAVFSLVFNTAVAFALSVGVYQVGTAVWG, encoded by the coding sequence ATGCCCCAACCATTTACTCTGGCCCTGGCCGGAAATCCGAATTCCGGAAAGACGACTCTGTTCAACACCCTGACCGGGTCCAGGCAGCAGGTAGGCAACTATCCCGGCATCACCGTGGAAAAGCGGGAAGGAGTGCTCAAGCACGGCGAGCACAGCCTGCATATTGTCGATCTGCCCGGCACCTACTCCCTGACTACCTACTCCCAGGAAGAGCTGGTGGCCCGGAATTTCCTGGTTCAAGACAAACCTCAGGCCGTGGTAGACGTCCTGGATGCATCCAACCTGGAGCGCAACCTGTATCTCACGGTACAGTTCATGGAGCTGGGAATCCCGGTGCTGGTCGTTTTGAACATGATGGACGAGGTGGCCAAACGGGGAATGACCATCGATACCCGCAAGCTGTCCGAGCTCTTGGGCAATCCGGTTGTGGAGACCATTGCCAGGAGCGGACAGGGCAAGGAGCACCTCCTGGATGAGGCGGTGCGCCTGGCGGGCGAACGCCGGAATCAGCCCTGGCAGCCGCTGTCTATTTCCTACGGACCAGATCTTGACCCAGTCCTGGACAAGATGGCCGCTCTTATTCAGGACAAGGGGTTTCTGACCGGGACATATCCAGCCCGGTGGGTTGCCCTGAAATATCTTGAAGAAGACGAGGAAATCAGGCGTCTCGGCCGGCTGGAAGACGAGTCGGTGGCGGCTGAACTGGACGCCCTGTTTGCATCCGTAAGCAGCCACTGCCAAAAGACCTTGGACACCCATCCCGAAGCCCTCATCGCCGACTACCGGTACGGGTTCATCACCTCCCTGCTCAAGCAGGGAGTGGTCAAGCGCAAAGACGCCCTGAACCGGATTTCCTTTTCCGACAAAGCGGACAGGATCCTGACCCACAAGCTCCTGGGGCCGGGCATCATGCTTGCCGTTCTCTACGGCATGTTCCAGATCACCTTTGGATTGGGCGAAGCCCCCCTGGGCTGGGTGGAATCCTTTTTCGGCTGGCTGGGCACCAGCGTCCAAAGCCTTTTGCCTCCCGGCCTGCTGCAGTCCCTCATCGTTTCCGGCCTTATCGACGGGGTAGGGGGAGTGCTCAGTTTTGTGCCCCTTATCCTCATCATGTTCTTTGTTCTTTCTTTTTTGGAGGACTCCGGGTATATGGCCCGCATGGCCTATATGCTGGACCGGGTCATGCGCATATTCGGCCTGCACGGCTGCTCGGTCATGCCTTTTATTATTTCCGGCGGGATTCCAGGAGGGTGTGCAGTTCCGGGCCTTATGGCCGCTCGAACCCTGCGCAGTCCGAAAGAAAAGCTGGCCACAGTCCTCACCGCCCCTTTCTTAAGCTGCGGGGCCAAGGTCCCTGTGTTCTTGCTCATCAGCGGGGCCTTCTTCCCCAACCAGGCGGCCCAGGTCCTGTTCTGGACCACCCTGGCCGGCTGGGCTGTAGCCCTGATCGTGGCCCGAATCCTGCGATCGACAATCATCACTGGAGAACCCACTCCGTTTGTCATGGAGCTGCCTCCATATCGCATGCCGACCCTGAAAGGACTGTTCATCCATACCTGGGAAAGGGGCTGGCAGTACATCAAGAAGGCCGGAACCGTGATCCTGGCTATCTCCATCCTGATTTGGGCGGCCATGACCTTTCCCGGCCTGCCTGCGGAAAAGGCAGAGCAGTATACCAGCCGTATCCAGGCCCTGGAGCAGAAAATCCAGGAGGCAGCTCCCTCCCGTCAGGCGGAGCTGACCAAAAAGCTGCAGGCCGTTAGGACTCAGAAAAACGCGGAGCAACTGCAGGCGACAGCTGCCGGGCGGATAGGGACCTGGCTGGAACCGGTTTCCTCCTGGGCCGGTTTCGACTGGAAGACGAACATCGCCCTGGTCGGAGGCATCGCGGCCAAGGAGGTCATTGTCTCCTCCCTGGGCACCGCCTATTCCCTGGGCGAACAAGGGGCGGGTGCGGAAAATATTTCTCTGTCCGACAGGTTGACCAAGGACCCCGGCTGGAACAAGATCAAGGGCATAAGCCTGATGGTCTTTGTCCTTCTCTATGCCCCCTGTTTCGTGACCTTGGTGACCATGGCCAGGGAGACATCCAAGAAATGGGCCGTGTTCAGCCTGGTGTTCAACACCGCAGTAGCCTTTGCCCTGTCAGTGGGCGTCTATCAGGTGGGAACCGCAGTCTGGGGGTAG
- a CDS encoding ATP-grasp domain-containing protein, protein MRLLEHEAKDILSGFRISTPQRKLLSSPDQERDFSYPAMMKVQIPIGGRGKAGGVFEVQDQDAAGTELKNVLGQTFRGYKPQNVLLEEKLEIEAEYFLSVIYDTVQKEPLVIFSSEGGVDIETLAREAPEKIHKLHISVRERLPEYKARDIVAEAGISGKALLGIGSVLSRLVDAFLDCDATVAEINPLVLSSKGQIQAADCHMEIDDDALFRHKDLQEMAKDSNRAGSLREQTDFERQAEEIDNLDHRGVAGRVIQFDGDIGLIIGGGGASLTAFDAVQAHGGKPANYCEIGGNPSVLKVKELTKLILSNPGVKKIAVIMNVTSNTRVDLVARGIVKGVLELERDPAEAIAVFRIPGAWEEEGFQILKKYGITFCDRTVSIDEAAKIAVANMSN, encoded by the coding sequence GTGCGCCTGCTGGAACATGAGGCAAAGGATATTTTATCTGGATTCAGGATCTCTACGCCGCAGAGGAAGCTCTTGAGCTCTCCTGACCAGGAGCGAGACTTTTCCTATCCGGCCATGATGAAGGTCCAAATCCCTATTGGGGGGAGAGGTAAGGCCGGAGGAGTGTTTGAGGTCCAGGATCAGGATGCAGCTGGCACTGAGCTGAAAAATGTTCTGGGCCAGACCTTCCGAGGCTATAAGCCGCAGAACGTGCTTCTGGAGGAGAAGCTCGAGATCGAGGCGGAGTACTTTCTTTCTGTGATCTACGATACGGTTCAAAAGGAGCCTTTGGTCATCTTTTCCAGTGAGGGGGGAGTTGATATTGAGACCCTGGCTCGCGAAGCGCCGGAGAAGATACACAAGCTCCATATTTCCGTGCGGGAGAGGCTTCCAGAGTACAAGGCCAGGGACATTGTTGCTGAGGCCGGCATAAGCGGCAAGGCCCTGCTCGGGATCGGGAGCGTCCTTTCCCGTCTGGTGGATGCCTTTCTCGATTGCGATGCAACTGTAGCTGAAATCAATCCCCTTGTCCTGTCTTCAAAAGGTCAGATTCAGGCTGCTGACTGTCATATGGAAATCGATGATGACGCGCTCTTTCGGCACAAGGATCTGCAGGAGATGGCCAAGGACAGTAATCGGGCAGGCAGCCTGCGTGAGCAGACTGATTTTGAGCGTCAGGCCGAAGAAATAGACAACCTCGATCATCGAGGAGTAGCCGGTCGGGTCATTCAGTTTGATGGGGACATTGGTCTGATCATCGGTGGTGGGGGAGCGTCGCTCACCGCTTTTGACGCCGTTCAGGCCCATGGAGGCAAGCCGGCCAATTACTGCGAGATCGGCGGCAATCCTTCCGTGCTCAAGGTCAAGGAGCTGACCAAACTGATTCTGTCCAACCCCGGGGTGAAGAAAATTGCGGTCATCATGAATGTCACCAGCAATACCCGGGTTGATCTCGTGGCCAGAGGGATCGTCAAGGGCGTTTTGGAGCTGGAGAGGGATCCGGCAGAGGCCATTGCAGTATTCAGGATTCCCGGAGCATGGGAGGAGGAAGGCTTTCAGATCCTGAAAAAGTACGGGATTACCTTCTGCGATCGGACGGTTTCTATTGATGAGGCGGCGAAAATCGCTGTGGCCAATATGTCAAACTAA